In the candidate division WOR-3 bacterium genome, ATTCGTGAAGAGAAGAAACAAGAGTTGCGTGAGCGTAAAGCAAATCTTTCTTACTTTGAGCTCTTAGCAAGGATAATCAAATTGCAAAAGAAACTTGACCGAGTTCATAGAAAGAGATATAATCACAGGAGTAAAGAGCATGATTAATTCAATTCTAAAACTATACTCTTATTCGCCTGAGAATCTAAATTTAATTTGGGTAAGATTTTATTTTGATGAAAGACGTGTCCCGTTTATATTGAAATCATTTTTTCTATTGCCTGGAGGGCTTTCACCCTTATTTCTTCGGGCACCGTTACTTCATATTTCATATCTTCAAGTGCCCAGAGGACTTTTTCCAAGGTAGTAAGCTTCATATTCGGACAGAGGGCATGGGGGTTGCCGGGAATAAATTCTTTTTGTGGATTTTCTTTTTTCAGGCGATAAAGCAGACCAACCTCTGTACAGATGATAAATCTTTGCGCGGGACTTTTTTGAGCAAAGGTGAGCATCTGCGAGGTAGAACATATCGCATCAGCAATTTCTTGGACTTCAAGGCGACATTCAGGATGGACCAGGACCTGGGCATCGGAATATTTTTCTTTTAATTTTAAAATTCCCTCCCGAGTGAAGAGCATATGGGTAGGACAATAGCCATTATACAGATGAAATTTTTTCTCAGGAACTTGGCGTGCTACGTAGCTCCCAAGATATTTGTCGGGAACAAACAAAATTTCTTCTTTTTCAATTGCCCGGGCAACTTTCACACCATTCGCCGATGTGCAGCAGATATCAGAAAGGGCCTTGACCTCAGCGGTGGAATTGATGTAAGTAATCACACCCGCCACTGGATATTTCTCTTTTTCTTTTTTCAACCGCCATGGATCGATCATGTTCGCCATCGGACAGCCAGCATGGATATCTGGCATCAGCACCTTTTTGTCGGGATTAAAAATCTTGGCAGTCTCAGCCATAAAATGAACCCCGCAAAATACAATTACCGATGCCGAAACACTCTTAGAAATCCGGGCAAGCTCCAGGGAATCACCGAGGTAATCAGCGATATCCTGGATTTCAGGTGGTTGATAATTATGGACAAGTATCACCGCATTTTTCTGTTTTTTTAATTCTGCAATCTTTTTAATTATTTCGTTATGGGGTAGGATTGATGATGACATAATCGAGCGGATCCACCGGTATTCCATTTATTCTTATCTCATAATGGAGATGGGGACCAGTAGTTTTGCCCGTGGTGCCTACATAGCCGATTACTTCGCCTCTTTTTACTACTTGTCCTTCACTGACAGCAGAACGCTGGCAATGGGCATAAATCGTCTTCCAGCCCTCTTGATGTTCAATCTCTATGCTGATCCCCAAACTGTGGTCTCTTTGCACTTTTTTTACCACGCCATTTGCTGTGGCGACAATCGGGGTTCCTTCGGGTGCGGCAATATCAATCCCTTCGTGCATGCGGATTAAACCGGTGAACGGGTCATGGAAATAGCCATAGCCACGTATAAACCAGCCATTCACCGGAATGATGGAAGGTATCCATTGATGCCGCTCTTTATTAGTTAAATACTCAACGAGTGCCTGTTGCGTGGTATACTGGTTTTCTGCGATTTTAATCAATGTCTCAAGTTCTTTTTCTTTCTCTGTTAAATCCTGCACCATCTTTTCGTGAATCTGGTTATTTATCAGGCTCTCCACTGGGATAAGATGAGCAAAATATTTCATGGTGGTATCTTTCTCAATAAGGTAGCTGAGTTGATAGGCGAGTTCTTTAAAATTTTTTTCCATCTCACCGAGCTCTTGACGCACAAGGGCATTTTCCTGGGTCAAAAGATGCAAGCGCTTGTAGTCGATCCGGGTGCGAGTAAAATTTACTATTCCATAAATAAATAAAATAATCGTAGCACTGATAAAACAGATAATTAAACAAAAAATTCCCCAACTAATTGAGAGGTTAAAAATCTTGTTCTCTTTTTCATCGATGACGATGATTTCCACAAACGCTCCTTA is a window encoding:
- the nadA gene encoding quinolinate synthase NadA — its product is MSSSILPHNEIIKKIAELKKQKNAVILVHNYQPPEIQDIADYLGDSLELARISKSVSASVIVFCGVHFMAETAKIFNPDKKVLMPDIHAGCPMANMIDPWRLKKEKEKYPVAGVITYINSTAEVKALSDICCTSANGVKVARAIEKEEILFVPDKYLGSYVARQVPEKKFHLYNGYCPTHMLFTREGILKLKEKYSDAQVLVHPECRLEVQEIADAICSTSQMLTFAQKSPAQRFIICTEVGLLYRLKKENPQKEFIPGNPHALCPNMKLTTLEKVLWALEDMKYEVTVPEEIRVKALQAIEKMISI
- a CDS encoding peptidoglycan DD-metalloendopeptidase family protein, whose product is MEIIVIDEKENKIFNLSISWGIFCLIICFISATIILFIYGIVNFTRTRIDYKRLHLLTQENALVRQELGEMEKNFKELAYQLSYLIEKDTTMKYFAHLIPVESLINNQIHEKMVQDLTEKEKELETLIKIAENQYTTQQALVEYLTNKERHQWIPSIIPVNGWFIRGYGYFHDPFTGLIRMHEGIDIAAPEGTPIVATANGVVKKVQRDHSLGISIEIEHQEGWKTIYAHCQRSAVSEGQVVKRGEVIGYVGTTGKTTGPHLHYEIRINGIPVDPLDYVIINPTP